The Streptomyces sp. CC0208 genome window below encodes:
- a CDS encoding nucleotide kinase domain-containing protein, with protein MVTLLQGRRRPEGSGAAAAAGIRIAGRILHPTPVFDTYWRFAAARQAVYEARLSGGPGPWTSDPILSRYRFTNCYRAADRVSQVLIADVIYGGEQEWEEVFFRTLLFKVFNKESTWRLLTGALGEVRWDGYDHRAFDRVLSRAFAAGERLYSAAYIVPPPQLGAERKHRNHLRLLEMMMTSGAPERVLAAPTLRDAYEVLLGYPAIGPFLAYQFVIDLNYASAMPFSEMDFVVAGPGARDGIRKCFGSAADGIEAEVIRYMADTQDEHFARLGLSFPGLRGRPLQLIDCQNLFCEVDKYARVAHPEVAGISGRSRIKQTYRSSSVPVPAWFPPKWGINEAC; from the coding sequence ATGGTGACGCTGCTGCAAGGACGCCGGAGGCCGGAGGGCTCGGGAGCTGCTGCTGCGGCCGGGATCCGCATTGCGGGGCGGATACTGCACCCGACTCCCGTCTTCGACACGTACTGGCGCTTCGCTGCGGCACGTCAGGCGGTGTACGAGGCGCGGCTGTCCGGCGGGCCGGGGCCGTGGACGAGTGATCCGATCCTGTCCAGGTACCGGTTCACCAACTGCTACCGGGCCGCGGATCGGGTGAGCCAGGTGTTGATCGCCGATGTCATCTACGGCGGTGAGCAGGAGTGGGAGGAGGTCTTCTTCCGCACTCTGCTGTTCAAGGTCTTCAACAAGGAGTCCACGTGGCGGCTGCTGACCGGTGCGCTGGGCGAGGTGCGCTGGGACGGCTACGACCACCGGGCCTTTGACCGGGTGCTGTCGCGGGCGTTTGCGGCGGGGGAGCGGCTGTACTCGGCCGCCTACATCGTGCCGCCGCCGCAGCTGGGAGCGGAACGTAAGCACCGCAACCATCTGCGGCTGCTGGAGATGATGATGACCTCCGGTGCGCCGGAGAGGGTCCTGGCCGCGCCGACGCTGCGGGATGCCTACGAGGTGCTGCTGGGCTATCCGGCCATCGGCCCGTTCCTGGCGTATCAGTTCGTCATCGACCTCAACTACGCTTCCGCGATGCCGTTTTCGGAGATGGACTTCGTGGTCGCCGGGCCCGGCGCCAGGGACGGGATCCGCAAGTGCTTCGGCTCGGCGGCCGACGGCATCGAGGCCGAGGTCATCCGGTACATGGCCGACACCCAGGACGAGCACTTCGCCCGCCTGGGTTTGTCCTTCCCCGGTCTGCGGGGTCGGCCGCTGCAGCTGATCGACTGCCAGAACCTGTTCTGCGAGGTCGACAAGTACGCGCGTGTCGCCCATCCGGAGGTTGCCGGGATCAGCGGCCGCAGTCGCATCAAGCAGACCTACCGCTCTTCGTCGGTGCCGGTACCGGCCTGGTTTCCGCCCAAGTGGGGTATCAACGAAGCCTGTTGA
- a CDS encoding ImmA/IrrE family metallo-endopeptidase: MAHRIAGIAAAQAHRDLGIDRNSYVPVHQAVKTAGLVGMAQPMPRLFGVYFSPADNGPAVLLNANLNIVTQRHTAAHELGHHILHHRTAVDDDLSPALRWGNGSWPDEEKTAEAFAAWFLMPRPAVLAGLDRICQGQPASPEHVYRLARELGTSYAGTVRHLQNLRLLNADRARQWAKISPAALRSSLAGGAALPADAQVHVVTAASHLQRVHADAGDVLIARGAGAAFVSLPKGLARWTDAPPTAEPAAAAVVTDELSEPAVLDVSAAGWKEPVQLTVVRDAPRAGVHDVWPD, translated from the coding sequence GTGGCGCATCGTATAGCCGGGATCGCGGCCGCCCAGGCCCATCGCGACCTGGGCATCGACCGTAATTCTTACGTGCCTGTCCACCAGGCGGTGAAGACGGCCGGGTTGGTGGGCATGGCGCAGCCGATGCCGCGCCTGTTCGGCGTCTACTTCTCCCCCGCCGACAACGGGCCGGCCGTGCTGCTCAACGCCAACCTGAACATCGTCACCCAGCGGCACACCGCGGCTCACGAACTCGGGCATCACATCCTGCACCATCGCACGGCGGTCGACGACGACCTCAGTCCGGCGCTGCGATGGGGCAACGGCAGCTGGCCGGACGAGGAGAAGACCGCCGAGGCGTTCGCCGCCTGGTTCCTCATGCCGCGCCCGGCGGTGCTGGCCGGCCTCGACCGGATCTGCCAGGGACAGCCGGCCAGCCCGGAGCACGTGTACCGGCTGGCGAGGGAACTGGGCACCTCGTACGCGGGCACGGTGCGGCACCTGCAGAACCTTCGTCTGCTGAACGCCGACCGGGCCCGCCAGTGGGCGAAGATCTCCCCGGCCGCGCTCCGCAGCTCGCTGGCGGGCGGGGCGGCCCTGCCCGCGGATGCCCAGGTCCACGTCGTCACCGCCGCTTCCCACCTGCAGCGAGTGCACGCCGATGCCGGTGATGTGCTGATCGCCCGCGGCGCCGGGGCCGCGTTCGTCTCGCTGCCCAAGGGACTGGCCCGCTGGACGGACGCGCCACCAACGGCCGAGCCGGCCGCTGCGGCCGTGGTGACCGACGAGCTTTCCGAGCCGGCGGTGCTCGATGTGTCAGCAGCCGGCTGGAAGGAGCCGGTGCAGCTGACGGTGGTGCGTGATGCGCCTCGCGCCGGTGTGCACGACGTCTGGCCGGACTGA